ACATTTCCCAATGGTTTGTCATCAGTAACATATACACCACGTGGACTACTGCATGGATTATCATCACTGTCAATACGACTGATAAATTCACCATCTGAAGTAAACTTCAGCACTCTGTTGTTGGTGCaatcacagacatacacattaCTAGCACTGTCAATGGCCAATCCTGTCGGGTTATTCATCTGTCCATCACCTGAACCTTGACTTCCAAATGAATACAGATACTGACCCTCAGAGTTGAACACTTGGATTCGATGATTATGGTGTTCTGACACAAACACTTTACCATCATAGTCAACCTTGATGTCATAGGGATAATAAagctgaccttgaccttgaccttgagtGCCGAAAGTCTTGTAGAGGTTTCCATCTtggttgtatatatgtatacaatgacCATTGAAATCTACGACGTAAACCATTCCATTCAGAGGACTAATGGCGATTCCATACGGGCATTTCATCGTACCCTTCCCAAAACTTCTCATCACGTGACCATTTTCATCATGGACGATAACCTGATTACTTCCAATATCAGTGGTAAATATATCACCATTATCTGCCTGTACTGAATAGACTGGTGTAACAGTGGATGAGATGTTACTGAACTTTATTATAGTGTTTGGTTGGCCTTTTGATGTGAATGTTTGTAATCTATGATTACCACGGTCACATACTTGCAAATGTCCACCTCTTGTTGAACGAATGCCATAGGGATAGTTCAGCTCCCCTAATCCACTCCCAGATTTACCAGTCTGCCAAATTAATCCTTTCTGTGGAATAACATCAATACAAGCTGGTGACCCGTTTACAGCTTTCTTACATACAGAGACTGACAATTCATGTTTTCCACAGATATTTCCACGTGTGTTTAGTGTCCATGTGTTATCGTTATTCTTCGTCATTTCTACATCATCTATGCTGTCATCAGGTTTCTTTAAAACAGCCTCAATCTTGATTGCTCTGTTCGTCTTTTGTGGAGTGTCAGTTGCCACGGTTACTTTTATATCTTCACCTACTCTAACAAACTCTGGAACGGTGGTTAGCTTGTAGCTGACATCATGTTTCTGTATTTCACCAACACACCTTGCATCACAGAAGTCATCAAATGGTAAGAACTTCAAATAATCGTCTTCTATCggctctgtttctgtctctatGTTCAGTAACACATCTACTTGTGCAGAGATACCCTTCTTGGCAACCATCAGTTGACCGACactcccataatgcatcacgTTATTGGTATATTCTCTTGTATGGGACAGGTCGTTTTTAGCACCTTCTAGTTCTTTCAGCTGTGCGTCCAAATTCATCTTTCTATTATCATATTCTTCTTTTAGTTCTCTCAGTAATGTATCACCACTTTGTTGTATTAAACGGATAACTTCATCTATCGTCTTTTGGACGTGGTCTTTCAACTTGTGTTCCTCTGTCTGGTAACACTTGTCAAGTGCTTCTAACACCTGTTTGACTGATGTTTGACTTTTCTTGGCTTCGATTTCTTTTGCTTCCAATatccttaatatttcttcaaatttcttTGAGTATTCTGTGGCTGCTTCTTTCAGGTGCCTGTATGTATGATCTGGTCGTGGATGATCTAAAACTATACATGCCGTACACACCGTTTTATCACAAGTATCACAGAATAATTCAAGCTGATTGCCTGGGTGGTAGGTACAGTATAAAGGTGGCCGTACTGATATAGGGTCATCGGACTTAGCGGACTGGAACTCTTCCAAGGTCATTAAATTATGTGATCTGGTTAGAGGAAATCGACCGTGTGAAGCAACACAAATTCTACACATATCAAAACCACACTCTACACAATGTTTAACACGTTCTCCCTCCTGACATCCCTCACATTTCTCTGAATCAGCTGACCCTTCGTCTCGTTTCCTGAAAGTTGCAGTTAATTCATGTAGAAACGAATCAGTAGGAATACCTGCCACGCCGTTCTCCAGTGCTTGAAAGGAACGTCGACATGTAGGACAGATTATCATATCACCACCACGTTTCTCCACCAATGTTACCAAACATGACTCACAGAAACTGTGCAGACATGGTAGAAGTTTAGGGGTTTTATATCGCTCCAAACAAATGCCACATAACAGGAAATTTTCGTTGACTTTCTCGAGAACCGACAACTCTTTAGACGCCATGTTGTTTTCTAGTGCCTGTCTACGGTTGATAACAAAGTTAACAATTGACATGTGATGACCTAATTCTACGAATTGACAGAGTGTGGTTTTCTACGAATTAGAAGTGAAACATAACGTGACTTTGTTTTCCTTTTACGATAAAATGCTTTgtagatctatctatctatctatctatctatctatctatctatctatctatctatctatctatctatctatctatctatctatctatctatctatctatctatctgtctgtctgtctgtctgtctgtctgtctgtctgtctgtctgtctgtctgtctatatgcatgtctctctgtatgtatgtctgtatatccgtccgtccgtcattttgtgcatgtatgtaagcttatgtatgtatgtatgtatgtatgtatgtatgtatgtatgtatgtatgtatgtatgtatgtatgtatgtatgtatgtatgtatgtatgtatgtatacatatgtatgtatgtatgtatgtatgtatgtatgtatgtatgtatgtatggatggatggatggatggatggatggatggatgtatggatggatggatgtatgtatgtttgtttgtttgtttgtttgtttgtatgtatgtatgtatgtatgtatgtatgtgtgtttgtgtgtgtgtctgtctgtctgtctgtcttttgttttgtgtgtgtatgtacgtgtgtgtgtatgtatgtatgtatgtatatatgtatgtatgtatgtatgtgtgtgtctgtctgtctgggttttttttttttttgtgtgtgtgtgtgtgtgtgtgtgtgtctcaatggaacactcaacctcaatttgtgtaatgtttgtagAACGCCATTAACAGTTATGAAGCTAAACATACAAGTTATAATAGATTTTAATGTTATTGTCTTTGGTTACAAACAACTGAGTGTCGCTCCAATAATTAGATTTATTAACATGGTGACTACTATTGCAAAATACTGCGTATTTGCGGCTTGAGCTAATTTCAATAATGACCCACAAAATCCCAAATCGATCCCAAGCTATGACTTATTTCACAAATATCTATcttttatgtacaaaataaatcaaacaaagaaatgtacCTATTTACCATTCTGGaaaagattattattttgaGAGTGTACTATTGTTAACCTTTGTATTTGCTTTCAGTATGACAAGCACTTTTATTCGGGGCAGTGCTTTTTTGACGGatgatatttatttcttatgaactgtaactattttgttgtatgtatatttattttttccagtTTGCTTgtgatatgtaaaatgtttttgacAGAGcagttatgtaaataaatttttaaaaaaattaacagtTATGACTGTAAACTGGTGGGGGTCACGAAATATTTGTGTCATGGAGGGAGGgagttatgaaaaaaaattcaagccaggcagtgggggggggggtgttactgatttttttttagattttcaaaGCAATTCCTTCGAACCCCAGGTcctaaataatgacggctccctaattTTCGTGAGGCCTTTGATAGATGGAGGGATGAGACTCATATCGTCCGCATATGACAAAGTTTTAATTGCAATGCCACCCACAACTTAGGGAACTCACGTTCAGTAGTTATGTTTACAAAAgtaagcaagcaaacaaacaaacaaacaaacaaacaaattttgaaaaacatcaacaatagagtaatcacaaatcagtatcaacaataatgaatgtttcgCAGTATCAAgaatatgttttcctatatgatAGTCAACAGTCCTTGGGGTATTTGGACTTGTGCCCATTTTGTAAttgcatataggaaaacataccctcactaattcttgatactgcgaaacattcattattgttgatactgatttgtgattgctctattgtttatggtttgtttgtttgtttatttacgtttttgtttgcttattttcgtaaacaaaactaactgagcctgagttCCCTGTGTGCCACCCACTTCACAACCAACCCTAGCATGAGACAGTGAATCGACTAAACATTGAAAAGAAACGAGGATTATAAGATTCCCCCTTGTCGCACTCCATTATGAAAAATCTCGCATACAACCTCAGACCACGACTCTATTTAGTATTATTGAATTTGAGTAGTCTGAGATACAACTTAGTCTAGGTTACCCAGACTGTTGCCGCTGGGGGCGCTGCCTACGAGACAGCTGTGAAGAGTAAGGCCATGAAGAGTCGAGTCTGGGCACAAAACATGCAAGTGACTCACTTGAAGATTGTACGGTGACTTTTGAATGTCAATTGTACATGGAGCGTTCTAAAAATAACACTGCATTATTATGTGGATAGCATCTCGAAGAAACACATGAAATAGCGCGCCATTGGACGTGAGTCAACTCtgactgtatgcaaatgagatcgAATATACAGACTGTAAATACAGATGAGGTCAGGTCAAAAAATGAGTGGAGTGTGTTTTGATCCGAAGAACTCACGGAAGTGGAAGATCCTATAAGATTTATGAAGTCTGTACATGCTGTAGTTACAAATATCAGAAACTAGGCCGGTATGTTGATCCTTTCTATCGAAGTCTTTTGATAAACTAGGTTATTTTCAGTTAGTGTTGAATCGTTTGGCGTCAGatcataaaataaacattgttcTTTCGTTTTACTTTTAGTATACTATTACTACCAatccacagtcacttgtgagggATACAATATTATCTCAAATCGATATCGTTTGAGGAGCACACACCGGTGACGGTACTTTTTGAGTGTTCGTAAATACCTTATAATgccattattttgtatcataaAGATcgtggaatagaatattagctcgtAATGTATCACGATAATCCTTGATGATAAGAAGTCAACTATTAAAATTTTAGTCCtacttgcatacggagtaatccggggctcgattctgacaatttaGTCAAGTCAGTGCActgtctgtaagcaggactattAAAATTTATACAATTGCCTTAACCAAGTTCTCttataaatattcaatattgtttattacattgtataagtCAATAGAAACTTGTCCATCCTTACCATACCGtggtatacgtatatgtatagttagaaAATATGTTCCTGTTAGGATCAAGTCTTCAATTCAGTAAATACATGTGtgcacgcgcacgcacgcacgtgtgtgtgtgtgtgtgggggggggggggtttagggTCACTTTTTATGCTACAGACTGGGCTTGATTtcccccaatctgattaaagtccggtgtagtgtacattttggaatttctttttggctgttacatgtactgtcatttgttcttttgtgagtgctctTTATACATCTCACACAATACTATAGGTTTTCCCAAGCCACACTAAGAGCAGTGAATGAATTCAGTCAACCAATGAaaatttgtaatacaataaaacatacaggtacagtacttcagaatgctctgtttgaaaagagaacagagtgcagacaacgatgttatcattattgtttggtggttctctttctttcatttttgaatgttgtaagtgttatattgtaaaacGGATTCTGGTTGAATACTCGTAAGTACGAGATTTGGtttgggaaaacctatggtattatTATGTCAGATTATGTAACactacattagattttaatcagattagatTTCCCttggccccccccccctccccttgtaattattGAAGACTCCCTTAAATACACTTGCAGTGTAGATTGACACTTtggtttttctgtatttttgctTTAAGAAACAAGATTTTGACAACATCACAAGGATTTAAAGATGGCTTGGTCAATGTCACGTGACCAAGACAGACCAATGGCTGatgttgaaatgtttgaaaGTAGAAGAACTGAAGTTGCTAATTTAGAATCATTGTTACAACAAGTTGAATCTGAGTTGAGAGATAACAGACTTGACAGAAATACTAAAATGGAACTATTAGACCGACAACAGACATACCTACGCCGATTATCAGTGCTACAGTCACAGACTGACTATATAGAAGGAGATGATGTACTGATGAGAGAACAACAGAAACCATTTGGTTTTGATACAATTGGTGATAGAGGTGTAGATTCCTACTTTAATGGACAATCAAGGCAAGTTTCACCTTATGGTGATTATGATGATAGATTAGATTATAATGGTGATGAACAGAAGTTTACTCTGCCTGACACAAGAGGTAATTATTATGACTCTGGAGAATACTATGCTGATGATGTTGTGAGACGAGATTATAAAGATGTCAGAGAAGATAACTTTGATGTGAGACAaggtaaccatggtgatatcTTTAATGATGTGAGACAAGATAACCATGGTAATAACTTTGATGATGTGAGACAAGGTAACCATAATGATAACTTTGATGATGTGAGACAaagtaaccatggtgataacTTTAATGATGTGAGACAaggtaaccatggtgataacTTTGATGATGTAAGACAGGATAAGTATAAAAGTGGACTTGTTGGACAACATGATTACAGTACAAGAACAGATCAGCATGAACATTATAAAGATGATTACATACCTGATGAGATTTATGACAGAAGTGACTTGAGAAGTTTTAGAGAAAACAGTACTCCACAGTATGACTCTTCATCTGTAAGTAATGTATCtaaatacattcatttcattAGACATCACCCAACTGTACTGATGATCAGAATGTCATTTTAACAGCAGTGTGAACATTTCAACCTAGCTTTGAAGGTGCTgaaaagtcttctccttatcacactatcaaactgacttacatgtacatgtaccattaatCTAACTTTCACAtaatcaaactgataaaagcatctTGTGAATCTACATCTCAGGAActcgttatttttttttgtatcaataTTGTTTCTCTAAAATTGCTAGTAattgtaaatgatgtaaaacCGTAAAATTGCTCTCCAGAACCAAAAATTTATGAAACTGTCTTTATTTCCATGAGTGgttggtgttcccctttaatactTCTCTTCTTGAATATACCATGTATTTGTGACCTAgggggttttgtcactactcaactAATGACTTACATGTATGAAGTGAGAgggtcccttaggtcactagtgTTTTCCTTTGCTGGATGAAGAAAAATAGTGGGCAATAGTATCAATTTGCAAAGGGTATAAAGTATGAAGTGTTGGGACTGTTGATATCATAGTACTTTGTAGGGAGTTTCTATACATTTGCTGCTACATATAATAGATAAtgtcatcagatcgtttataagttatatatacacaaatactaggtttgagttcagttaattacaagtgatggttaagtatacatcagtaagtagaatactgtgagtaccttttaattacaagtgatgattaagtatacatcagtaagtagaatactgtgagtaccttttaattacaagtgatgattaagtatacatcagtaagtagaatattgtgagtaccttttaattacaagtgatagttaagtatacatcagtaagtagaatacattgagtaccttttaattacaagtgatggccaagtatacatcagtaagtagaatacattGAGTACCTCGtatatactgaaaaaaaattacatcccaaaaaacttataaactcagtttatgcCCCTTTAATAGATATTACCATACGTCTTTAACAACACTTATAATataagatgtacatgtagatgtatagCAAACTCTCTTTTGAATAGCTGATAGCACTTTCCAGATTATAAACTTTTatcagtaatacatgtatgttgtttcattttgatcAGAGATGTGTATTTATATTGACAGTATGGTGCTGAAAGTAGAGAAAACCTCAGAAGACAAGACACAGATAGGAGACCATGGCGTGGAGATAGAGAGATACAAGACACAGACAGGGGACCATGGCGTggagatagagagagacagcATGTCAGATCTAGAAGCAGAAGTGATTCAAGATCAGCCAACAGAAAGAGGAACAGATCCAGTGACAGGAAAGATGACAGATACAGTGATAGAACCCGAATCAGATCCAGTGAGAGGAGTGATGTCAGATCCAGTGAGAGGAGTGATGTCAGATCCAGTGAGAGGAGTGATGTCAGATCCAGTGACAGAACCAATTTGAAAGATGTGTACTCAAGGAGTAGTCGGGCTGAGACAGGTAGCAAAGACAGACCCAATGTCAGAGATGTGTACTCAAAGAGTAGTTGGGCTGAGACGGGTAGCAAAGACAGAACCAATGTTAGAGATATGTATTCAAAGGGTAGTAGGGCTGAGACGGGTAGCAAAGACAGACCCAATGTCAGAGATGTGTATTCAAAGGGTAGTAGGGCTGAGACGGGTAGCAAAGACAGACCCAATGTCAGAGATGTGTATTCAAAGGGTAGTAGGGCTGAGACGGGTAGCAAAGACAAAACCAATGTCAGAGATGTGTATTCAAAGAGTAGCAGGGCTGAGACGGGTAGCAAAGACAGAGCCAATGTTAGAGATGTGTACTCAAAGAGTAGTTGGGCTGAGACGGGTAACAAAGGAAGTATACATCAACAGCAAGGTAGAAGTGAACAGTCACTACATGCTACACAAGGAAGCAGGAAAGATATACGTAGAGAACAAGCTATGCTACGAAAAAGACAGGGAAGACACGATAAACAGACTACATCCGGAAAAAGACAGCGAAGACATGATGGAATGTCAAGACAACAGGACAAGAGATCAGTAAGTATTTTCATAACATTTTcactagtgtgtgtgtgtgtgtgtgtgtgtgtgtgtgtgtgtgtgtgtgtgtgtgtgtgtgtgtttgtgtgcatgtgcgtttatgtatgtatgtatgtatgtatgtatgtatgtatgtatgtatgtatgtacatgtatgtatgtgtgtgtatgtacatgtacgtacgtacgtatgtacgtacgtacgtacgtatgtatgtatgtatgtatgtatgtatgtatgtatgtatgtatgtatgtatgtatgtacaagtatatgtgtatgattgtatgtctatctgtgcaaatatgtaattatttaatAGTGTTCCTTGAATGCACTAAAAATTCTGATTGACATTGGCATTGACATTGTACCCATAGAGTACTTCAAGTAAAGGTCAAAGGAACAAATCAAGAGGTCATTCAAAAGACGATGATGACGAAGACATTGTGGTAGACCGACCTTTAGGTAGgattatatttgataaattacttttttttctctttataCAACTTTAATCTCTAAAAGtatcactcccccccccccccccactgacCTGCTACACAGTAACATGTCATATCACTCCCCCTCACCAGCCTGCTATAAATTTGGGTAGATccatgtgtgagggtgccctatCAGGGTGTACCTTAGTTACAGACTAGGTGGGATACTGTCTTTCTTTCATCTAGCCATTGctttattttatgtatacacTATTAATTACAGGTGACAATTACATGGTGGAAGCTTTCTTTTGTACATTATGTGATGTTGTGTTATTGAAAGGAAGGGAAGAATTGGACGAACATTGTAGGACGAAATCACACTATATAGAATACCAGGTAGATAATTAACTTTATGTTCCACACTATATAGAATACCAGGTAGTTAATTAACTTTATGTTCCATTCTATATAGAATACCAGGTAGTTAATTAACTTTATGTTCCACACAATATAGAATACCAGGTAGTTAATTAACTTTATGTTCCACACTATATAGAATACCAGGTAGTTAATTAACTTTATGTGCCACACTATATAGAATACCGGGTAGTTAATTAACTTTATGTTCCACACTATATAGAATACCAGGTAGTTAATTAACTTTATGTTCCACACTATATAGAATACCAGGTAGTTAATTAACTTTATGATCCACACTATATAGAATACCAGGTAGTTAATTAACTTTATGTTCCACACTATATAGAATACCAGGTAGTTAATTAACTTTATGTTCCACACAATATAGAATACCAGGTAGTTCATTAACTTTATGTTCCACACTATATAGAATACCAGGTAGTTAATTAAATTTATGTTCCACACTATATAGAATACCAGGTAGTTAATTAACTTTATGTTCCACACAATATAGAATACCAGGTAGTTAATTAACTTTATGTTCCACACTATATAGAATACCAGGTAGTTAATTAACTTTATGTTCCACACTATATAGAATACCAGGTAGTTAATTAACTTTATGTTCCACACAATATAGAATACCAGGTAGTTAATTAACTTTATGTTCCACACTATATAGAATACCAGGTAGTTAATTAACTTTATGTGCCACACAATATAGAATACCAGGTAGTTAATTAACTTTATGTTCCACACAATATAGAATACCAGGTAGttaattaactttattttcCACACAATATAGAATACCAGGTAGTTAATTAACTTTATGTTCCACACAATATAGAATACCAGGTAGTTAATTAACTTTATGTTCCACACTATATAGAATACCAGGTAGTTCATTAACTTTATGTTCCATTCTATATAGAATACCAGGTAGTTAATTAACTTTATGTTTCACACAATATAGAATACCAGGTAGTTAATTAACTTTATGTTccactatttcaaaatatgattccAGAGCAAGGGAAGAATGTTTTTGATTGTAATTATTGTCTTGGTGAATATACCATGAACTTTCAAGCTAACACTTGTCTGAACTTTTTATAAACACTAACACTTGtctgaacttttttttacaaattttaacattTGTCTTTCATACAGAAAAATAAAGGTGGAAAAGCTGGACAGAAAGACAGAGTGAAAGAAAGACGAAAGTGAGCAAGAAGAAAGAGATTTGTTTGTTAGTTTCAGTTACCATGGGAATACATAAACATTGACATTGATCATATAATGTGATATTGACCTGACACCGTACCATATGGACAGTGAACAGCAGTGCTCTCCTCTACAACCATAGCACTCTGGACACGTTGGTGTATAAGTGTTGTTACTCAAAATACTATTGTTAGAATGACCCAGCCTATACCAATACAAAATCTGCTAAAAACGAAAGTACTTGGCACTTGCtcgagtgagggcgctaacagTATATATGCTGAAACACTTACAAGGGAGATCACTGATTTGTCTACACTACAATTTATGCAAGAACACTATACTTGAGTCATCAGTTTTTTCCTTTGAATATGCTGCTTAGTGGAACcatcattcaaaatatgtataatttgtatcaatgatagaatgttacaatgtaatatttacagagtgACATGGTTTATTTGATGTAGACAGACTTTTTAAGTAAATCTACTAGCTCTACATTGTATTTCAGTTATAACAAATAAACAGGTTTTTGTACTAATTAATCTGAGGTCTGTTTCATTTGCCTTCTTTGCAACATTTTACCGATATATCACAGTTTGATATATAACGTGTAGTAGCTCaagtctctctgtgtgtgtgtgtatgtgtgtgtgtctgtctgtctgtctgtctgtctgtctgtacccGTGTTGTTACGtcacaatgtacatttgtaatatatatatatatagtgtgagtacccctgtgttgttatgtcacaatgtaatataaatatatagtgtgggtacccctgtgttgtcagtatagtgtgggtacccctgcgTTGTCAGtatagtgtgggtacccctgtgttgtcaatatagtgtgggtacccctgtgttgttacgTCACAATGTATTAGAAATAtatagtgtgggtacccctgtgttgttacgtcacaatgtacatttgtaatataaatatatagtgtgggtacccctgtgttgttacatcacaatgtaatataagtatatagtgtgggtacccctgtgttgttatgTCACAATGTAATATACGTAtatagtgtgggtacccctgtgttgttatgtcacaatgtaatataagtatatagtgtgggtacccctgtgttgttacatcacaatgtactaaaaatatatagtgtgggtacccctgtgttgttatgtcacaatgtaatataaatatatagtgtgggtacccctgtgttgttacatcacaatgtaataaaaatatatagtgtgggtacccctgtgttgttatgtcacaatgtaatataaatatatagtgtggttacccctgtgttgttacatcacaatgtaatataagtatatagtgtgggtacccctgtgttgttaggtcacaatgtaataaaaatatatagtgtgggtacccctgtgttgttttgtcacaatgtaataaaaatatatagtgtgggtacccctgtgttgttacatcacaatgtaatataaatatatagtgtgggtacccctgtgttgttacgtcacaatgtaatataagtatatag
The Glandiceps talaboti chromosome 23, keGlaTala1.1, whole genome shotgun sequence genome window above contains:
- the LOC144452984 gene encoding uncharacterized protein LOC144452984, with the protein product MAWSMSRDQDRPMADVEMFESRRTEVANLESLLQQVESELRDNRLDRNTKMELLDRQQTYLRRLSVLQSQTDYIEGDDVLMREQQKPFGFDTIGDRGVDSYFNGQSRQVSPYGDYDDRLDYNGDEQKFTLPDTRGNYYDSGEYYADDVVRRDYKDVREDNFDVRQGNHGDIFNDVRQDNHGNNFDDVRQGNHNDNFDDVRQSNHGDNFNDVRQGNHGDNFDDVRQDKYKSGLVGQHDYSTRTDQHEHYKDDYIPDEIYDRSDLRSFRENSTPQYDSSSYGAESRENLRRQDTDRRPWRGDREIQDTDRGPWRGDRERQHVRSRSRSDSRSANRKRNRSSDRKDDRYSDRTRIRSSERSDVRSSERSDVRSSERSDVRSSDRTNLKDVYSRSSRAETGSKDRPNVRDVYSKSSWAETGSKDRTNVRDMYSKGSRAETGSKDRPNVRDVYSKGSRAETGSKDRPNVRDVYSKGSRAETGSKDKTNVRDVYSKSSRAETGSKDRANVRDVYSKSSWAETGNKGSIHQQQGRSEQSLHATQGSRKDIRREQAMLRKRQGRHDKQTTSGKRQRRHDGMSRQQDKRSSTSSKGQRNKSRGHSKDDDDEDIVVDRPLGDNYMVEAFFCTLCDVVLLKGREELDEHCRTKSHYIEYQKNKGGKAGQKDRVKERRK
- the LOC144452962 gene encoding E3 ubiquitin-protein ligase TRIM45-like, with product MASKELSVLEKVNENFLLCGICLERYKTPKLLPCLHSFCESCLVTLVEKRGGDMIICPTCRRSFQALENGVAGIPTDSFLHELTATFRKRDEGSADSEKCEGCQEGERVKHCVECGFDMCRICVASHGRFPLTRSHNLMTLEEFQSAKSDDPISVRPPLYCTYHPGNQLELFCDTCDKTVCTACIVLDHPRPDHTYRHLKEAATEYSKKFEEILRILEAKEIEAKKSQTSVKQVLEALDKCYQTEEHKLKDHVQKTIDEVIRLIQQSGDTLLRELKEEYDNRKMNLDAQLKELEGAKNDLSHTREYTNNVMHYGSVGQLMVAKKGISAQVDVLLNIETETEPIEDDYLKFLPFDDFCDARCVGEIQKHDVSYKLTTVPEFVRVGEDIKVTVATDTPQKTNRAIKIEAVLKKPDDSIDDVEMTKNNDNTWTLNTRGNICGKHELSVSVCKKAVNGSPACIDVIPQKGLIWQTGKSGSGLGELNYPYGIRSTRGGHLQVCDRGNHRLQTFTSKGQPNTIIKFSNISSTVTPVYSVQADNGDIFTTDIGSNQVIVHDENGHVMRSFGKGTMKCPYGIAISPLNGMVYVVDFNGHCIHIYNQDGNLYKTFGTQGQGQGQLYYPYDIKVDYDGKVFVSEHHNHRIQVFNSEGQYLYSFGSQGSGDGQMNNPTGLAIDSASNVYVCDCTNNRVLKFTSDGEFISRIDSDDNPCSSPRGVYVTDDKPLGNVVVVNYGNNCVQMFAQ